The Ruminococcus bovis genome includes a region encoding these proteins:
- a CDS encoding recombinase family protein, which translates to MLESLTEKADFGGVIRITRDGRTLCEIARGSTGEPLAPPPYGYIKSLDNPKKWIIDPEAAQIVRDIFKMALEGKSNETIARILQERKVLIPMAYWQEKGIRKGGKVTQPNKYKWCKTTITKILTQQEYCGDIINFKTYSKSYKNKKRYDNPKENWVIFKDVHEPIINRDDFELVQTLVVKTKRRAPKKENGEKNMFCDFLYCADCGSKLWYHTNTTNKEIHYFSCSNYKKDTRGNCETRHYIRADAIEQVVMLELRRLAKYLESHEEEFAKLLAEKTNADMLAEQKTLETELNRATARNEMLTSLFAKTYEDNVSGKLSDEMYMELSHKYEVERLELKTKIFEYKERLAKISEMEQNKDDFLKAVRKFMEMESLTAPMLRELIDHIDVYEKEGGKKSYTQRIVIYYRFVGYLELPSSEDENYKANTRKGVDVEYIPTAKSA; encoded by the coding sequence ATGCTCGAAAGCCTGACGGAAAAAGCTGATTTCGGCGGAGTAATCAGAATCACCAGGGACGGAAGGACGCTTTGCGAAATCGCACGCGGCAGCACAGGCGAGCCGTTAGCTCCGCCGCCATATGGATATATCAAATCTCTCGATAATCCTAAGAAGTGGATCATCGATCCCGAAGCAGCACAGATCGTTCGTGACATCTTCAAAATGGCGCTTGAAGGCAAAAGCAACGAAACGATTGCTCGAATCTTGCAAGAGCGCAAGGTGTTGATTCCTATGGCGTATTGGCAGGAAAAGGGTATCCGAAAAGGCGGTAAGGTTACGCAGCCTAACAAATACAAATGGTGCAAAACCACTATCACCAAAATACTAACCCAACAGGAGTATTGCGGCGATATTATCAACTTCAAGACTTATTCCAAATCATACAAGAATAAGAAACGCTACGATAATCCTAAAGAAAACTGGGTGATTTTCAAGGACGTTCACGAGCCGATTATTAACCGTGATGATTTTGAGTTGGTGCAAACGCTTGTCGTAAAGACAAAGCGCCGTGCTCCTAAAAAGGAGAACGGCGAGAAGAATATGTTTTGCGATTTTCTATACTGTGCCGATTGCGGCAGTAAGCTATGGTATCATACGAATACCACCAACAAGGAAATCCATTATTTCAGCTGTTCCAACTATAAAAAGGATACCCGTGGGAATTGCGAAACCCGCCATTATATCCGTGCCGACGCAATCGAACAAGTGGTAATGCTGGAACTTCGCCGTTTAGCAAAGTATTTGGAATCTCACGAGGAAGAATTTGCAAAGCTTCTTGCCGAGAAAACCAACGCCGATATGTTGGCGGAGCAGAAAACCTTAGAAACAGAGCTGAATCGGGCAACCGCCCGAAACGAAATGCTCACTTCACTTTTCGCCAAAACCTACGAGGACAATGTATCCGGCAAGCTAAGCGATGAGATGTATATGGAGCTATCGCATAAATATGAGGTTGAACGCCTTGAACTGAAAACAAAGATTTTTGAGTACAAGGAACGCCTTGCCAAAATCAGCGAAATGGAGCAAAACAAAGATGACTTTCTTAAAGCTGTCAGAAAGTTTATGGAGATGGAATCCTTAACCGCACCAATGCTCAGAGAGCTTATCGATCACATTGATGTTTACGAAAAGGAAGGCGGGAAGAAAAGCTACACCCAGCGCATTGTAATCTATTATCGCTTTGTCGGCTACTTAGAGCTACCGTCATCAGAGGACGAAAACTACAAAGCAAACACCCGAAAGGGCGTAGATGTGGAGTATATCCCCACAGCAAAGTCTGCATAA
- a CDS encoding carbohydrate-binding protein, whose translation MTKTKTTKRFAAILLTLAMAFGMFSMIGATSVSAATDKVSLYSLNPTFSKYGGTSFEAYIQTNDSASNQEVYVHYNYMDSMDWQDAKAEYVTTLNDGSKIWKANFSSWNTKFAIKFVADGREYWDNNNGNDYTRNDILGVAPVTSERLGYQLYGNKFQINAVLQNYAYQKNVYVRYTTDGWNSYNDQALGYDKTNENGTETWTTTLNLPSNMDYSKFEYAICYQVNGTEFWADNFGANYDAYYYIHH comes from the coding sequence ATGACAAAGACTAAGACAACAAAAAGATTTGCAGCGATTCTTCTCACACTTGCAATGGCATTCGGTATGTTCAGCATGATCGGTGCAACAAGCGTTAGCGCAGCTACAGACAAGGTAAGCCTTTATTCCTTGAACCCCACTTTCTCAAAGTACGGCGGAACTTCATTTGAGGCTTACATCCAGACAAACGACAGCGCAAGCAACCAGGAAGTTTATGTTCACTACAACTACATGGATTCAATGGATTGGCAGGACGCTAAGGCTGAGTATGTAACTACTCTTAACGACGGTTCAAAGATTTGGAAAGCTAACTTCTCAAGCTGGAACACAAAGTTCGCTATCAAGTTCGTTGCTGACGGTCGTGAGTACTGGGACAACAACAACGGCAACGACTACACACGCAACGACATCCTCGGCGTAGCTCCTGTTACTTCTGAGAGACTTGGCTATCAGCTCTACGGCAACAAGTTCCAGATCAACGCTGTTCTCCAGAACTATGCTTATCAGAAGAACGTATATGTAAGATACACAACAGACGGTTGGAACTCATACAACGATCAGGCTCTCGGTTATGACAAGACAAACGAGAACGGCACTGAGACTTGGACAACAACACTCAACCTTCCTTCTAACATGGATTACAGCAAGTTCGAGTATGCTATCTGCTACCAGGTAAACGGCACAGAGTTCTGGGCTGACAACTTTGGCGCAAACTACGACGCATATTACTATATCCACCACTAA
- a CDS encoding ParM/StbA family protein, whose amino-acid sequence MKSYKNKIIIGIDHGYGNIKTANHCFKTGITTHDSEPLFTKDMLTYNGKYYLIGEGHKEFLPEKQNDEDYYILTLAAIATELADEGLTEADVIIAAGLPLTWTSGQKADFAAYLSKNKEVEFTFRNVDYYIRICDVKIYPQGYSAVVPIKSTLKGLSMVADIGNGTMNTLYLVNGKPQSGKMFTEKFGTYQCTLAIREGFMRKTRRELNDYIIDEVLRTGTADIPDSDLEIITAIAEEYVAEIFRRLREHGYDESTMKLYVCGGGGCLIKNFYHGNLDRVKFIDDICAAAKGYEYLADVYLRAEAKNEGRV is encoded by the coding sequence ATGAAAAGTTACAAGAACAAAATCATTATCGGTATCGACCACGGTTACGGCAACATCAAAACCGCTAATCATTGTTTCAAGACTGGTATAACCACCCACGACAGCGAACCGCTATTTACAAAGGATATGCTTACCTACAACGGCAAGTATTATCTGATCGGCGAAGGTCACAAGGAATTTCTGCCCGAAAAGCAGAACGACGAGGATTACTATATCCTCACGCTCGCCGCTATCGCAACCGAGCTTGCAGACGAAGGACTGACCGAAGCGGATGTGATTATCGCCGCAGGTTTGCCATTGACTTGGACAAGCGGACAGAAAGCGGATTTTGCTGCATATCTGTCAAAGAACAAAGAGGTAGAGTTTACTTTTCGGAATGTAGATTATTATATCCGAATCTGTGATGTGAAAATCTATCCGCAGGGTTATTCTGCGGTTGTGCCTATCAAATCCACGCTCAAAGGTCTGAGTATGGTAGCCGATATCGGTAACGGTACGATGAACACACTTTATCTTGTCAACGGCAAGCCGCAAAGCGGTAAGATGTTCACCGAGAAGTTCGGCACTTATCAATGCACTCTCGCTATTCGTGAAGGTTTTATGCGCAAGACACGCAGAGAGTTGAATGACTATATCATCGACGAGGTGTTGCGGACGGGCACGGCAGATATTCCTGATTCGGATTTGGAGATCATCACCGCTATTGCGGAGGAATATGTCGCAGAAATCTTCCGCCGTCTGCGTGAGCACGGCTATGATGAAAGCACAATGAAGCTCTACGTCTGCGGTGGCGGAGGCTGCCTGATCAAGAATTTCTATCACGGCAATCTTGACCGTGTAAAGTTCATTGACGACATCTGTGCTGCCGCAAAAGGCTATGAATATCTCGCAGACGTTTATCTGAGAGCCGAGGCGAAGAATGAAGGACGTGTATAA
- a CDS encoding RNA polymerase sigma factor yields MPIKIKRKNGEITRYKNAEYIPLFYFFPKSLLDHCGTLPFQISRYPYELFTDWKQIELIESNQFALLMYDAFHYLVWEYMGLNVGREIYSGDHPAWKFSHAPSFWIKTMQDEGVLPPIESLVNDIQPTTFFGFVSDEYVDAVLKDIVPKTMERFGMNEILAVVKEHQCFEDFDYRYSQQKNDFKNSYYHKKTKHPMVSLEAFQEDYKNNHDGAEWDKADDCIDLEGDITAKVDVERFMATLSEKDRQILELRVEGFTYQEIADKVGYKTHSAVKKRIDKIGRIFQEQTNTDIGFE; encoded by the coding sequence ATGCCAATCAAAATCAAACGAAAGAATGGCGAAATAACCCGATACAAAAATGCAGAGTATATACCGCTGTTTTACTTTTTCCCAAAGTCTTTACTTGATCATTGCGGAACGCTTCCGTTTCAGATTTCACGCTATCCCTATGAGCTGTTCACGGATTGGAAGCAGATAGAGTTGATAGAGAGCAATCAATTTGCTCTTTTGATGTATGACGCTTTTCACTATCTTGTATGGGAATATATGGGATTGAACGTAGGTCGTGAAATATATTCGGGAGATCATCCGGCTTGGAAGTTTTCTCACGCACCTTCTTTCTGGATAAAGACTATGCAGGACGAGGGCGTGCTGCCGCCGATTGAGAGCCTTGTTAACGATATTCAGCCTACAACTTTTTTCGGCTTTGTCAGCGACGAATATGTTGACGCTGTTTTGAAGGATATTGTTCCGAAAACAATGGAACGCTTTGGAATGAATGAGATCCTCGCCGTTGTCAAGGAGCATCAGTGCTTTGAGGATTTCGATTATAGATATAGCCAACAGAAGAATGACTTTAAAAACAGCTATTATCATAAGAAAACCAAGCACCCGATGGTCTCACTTGAAGCTTTTCAGGAGGATTACAAAAATAATCACGACGGAGCTGAGTGGGATAAAGCGGATGACTGTATCGACTTGGAAGGCGATATAACTGCAAAGGTTGATGTTGAACGGTTTATGGCAACGTTATCCGAAAAAGACAGGCAGATATTGGAGCTTCGTGTTGAGGGTTTTACCTATCAGGAAATAGCAGATAAGGTCGGCTATAAAACGCATAGTGCCGTAAAAAAGCGCATTGATAAAATCGGAAGAATATTCCAAGAACAAACAAACACAGATATTGGCTTTGAATAG
- a CDS encoding tyrosine-type recombinase/integrase, with translation MKGRILTKETITGFINHLHLEEKSANTIEKYARDVKAFAAYLNGNVVSKELVIEYKQKLIADGYAVSSINSMLAAVNSLFDYLGWVDCKVKSIKTQRQIYCPENKELSKAEYLRLVEAAEHNHNQRLNMILQTIGGTGIRISELQFITVEAVKSGTVEVACKGKNRIIFIVKKLKKKLLRYAAEWHIKAGAIFITKSGKPVNRTNVWREMKALCKQAHVNPDKVFPHNLRHLFARMFYKLEKDIAKLADILGHSSINTTRIYIISTGYEHLKRMENMRLVV, from the coding sequence ATGAAAGGAAGAATACTAACCAAAGAAACTATAACGGGTTTTATCAACCATCTTCATTTGGAAGAAAAGAGCGCAAACACAATAGAGAAATACGCTCGTGATGTAAAGGCATTTGCGGCGTATTTGAACGGCAATGTGGTTAGCAAGGAGCTTGTCATCGAGTATAAGCAAAAGCTGATTGCCGACGGATATGCTGTGAGCAGTATCAATTCGATGCTTGCCGCCGTGAACAGCTTATTTGATTACTTGGGTTGGGTTGACTGCAAGGTGAAATCAATCAAAACTCAACGACAAATCTACTGCCCCGAAAACAAGGAGTTGAGCAAAGCGGAATACTTGCGTTTGGTTGAAGCTGCCGAGCATAATCACAACCAACGTTTGAATATGATATTGCAGACGATCGGCGGTACAGGCATCCGAATCAGCGAGTTACAATTCATAACAGTTGAAGCAGTGAAAAGCGGTACTGTTGAAGTAGCTTGCAAAGGCAAAAACCGGATAATATTCATTGTAAAAAAGCTAAAGAAAAAACTGCTCCGATACGCCGCAGAATGGCACATCAAAGCAGGAGCTATCTTTATTACGAAATCAGGCAAGCCGGTAAACCGCACAAACGTCTGGAGAGAGATGAAAGCCTTGTGCAAGCAGGCTCACGTCAATCCGGACAAGGTGTTTCCTCACAATCTGCGACATCTGTTTGCAAGAATGTTTTATAAGTTGGAAAAAGACATTGCCAAGCTCGCAGATATCCTTGGCCACAGCAGTATCAACACAACAAGAATCTATATTATCTCAACCGGTTATGAACACCTAAAGCGTATGGAAAATATGCGGTTGGTGGTCTGA
- a CDS encoding TnpV protein, which yields MATKITYTQQGDYLLPDLKLPEQPKVEIGIWGRRHLKYIEHYRPILYTNLLTSCKLTAYLADIDELAEDMFFRLVKQFAEKEGVSEQLKAEDQMQWVRKMNSIRNRVTEIVNNEIIYS from the coding sequence ATGGCTACAAAAATTACATACACACAGCAGGGAGATTACTTGCTGCCCGATTTAAAATTGCCAGAACAGCCGAAGGTTGAAATCGGAATTTGGGGTAGGCGGCATTTGAAGTATATTGAGCATTACCGCCCAATTCTGTATACAAACTTGCTGACGAGCTGCAAACTCACCGCCTATCTCGCTGACATTGATGAACTGGCAGAGGATATGTTCTTTCGGTTAGTAAAACAATTCGCTGAAAAGGAAGGCGTAAGTGAACAGCTCAAAGCTGAGGATCAAATGCAATGGGTCCGGAAGATGAATAGTATTCGTAATCGGGTAACGGAGATTGTTAATAATGAAATAATTTATTCATAA
- a CDS encoding transposase domain-containing protein, with product MGRKNFLFANTESGATGSAVMYSIIETAKENNLDPFKYLTYIFKKFPNIKENETADILLPWNAPEECKVKI from the coding sequence ATGGGCAGAAAGAATTTCCTGTTTGCCAATACTGAGTCAGGAGCTACTGGCAGTGCTGTTATGTACAGCATAATCGAAACAGCCAAAGAGAACAATCTGGATCCGTTTAAGTATCTGACATACATCTTCAAAAAGTTCCCTAATATTAAGGAAAATGAAACGGCTGATATTCTACTGCCTTGGAATGCACCAGAGGAGTGCAAAGTTAAAATTTGA
- a CDS encoding IS66 family transposase zinc-finger binding domain-containing protein, giving the protein MIIKDKNSETITISLDEYNELKSLKEHCSELETQVKWLMEQLKINNKKTYGSKSEQSEYIYEQLSLLHNEAELYSDVEAKEEVKVASHTRKKKEATLDKLPENIKTVVVEHTLPEEEKVCPNCNEQLEVIGKEVKKTLKIKPAEVIIQEDVYYTYACKNCEKTVLRPQ; this is encoded by the coding sequence ATGATAATCAAGGATAAAAACAGTGAAACAATTACTATTTCACTGGATGAATATAATGAACTAAAATCATTAAAAGAGCACTGTTCAGAACTTGAAACACAGGTGAAGTGGCTGATGGAGCAGCTTAAGATAAATAATAAAAAGACCTATGGCTCAAAAAGTGAACAATCGGAATATATTTACGAACAGCTTAGTCTTCTTCATAACGAAGCAGAGCTCTACTCAGATGTAGAAGCAAAGGAAGAGGTTAAGGTGGCTTCTCATACCCGAAAAAAGAAAGAAGCTACTCTTGACAAATTACCAGAAAACATCAAGACAGTTGTTGTAGAGCATACTCTTCCCGAAGAAGAAAAGGTATGTCCTAACTGTAATGAACAGCTTGAGGTTATTGGTAAGGAAGTAAAGAAAACATTAAAAATCAAACCTGCTGAGGTGATTATTCAGGAGGATGTATATTACACCTACGCCTGCAAGAATTGTGAGAAAACGGTATTGAGACCCCAATAG
- the tnpB gene encoding IS66 family insertion sequence element accessory protein TnpB (TnpB, as the term is used for proteins encoded by IS66 family insertion elements, is considered an accessory protein, since TnpC, encoded by a neighboring gene, is a DDE family transposase.), producing MLNDFNCNCPIYLASGYTDLRRGIDGLATIIEKQFKLESCTNALFLFCGRRTDRIKGLYWEGDGFLLLYKRLEKGKFQWPRKSEECVTITPQQYRWLMEGLNIIQPKSTQKISGIKFS from the coding sequence ATGCTTAATGATTTTAATTGTAATTGCCCGATATACCTTGCAAGTGGATATACTGATCTACGCAGAGGAATAGACGGACTTGCAACAATAATAGAAAAGCAGTTTAAGCTTGAGTCTTGTACAAATGCTTTGTTTCTCTTCTGTGGACGAAGAACGGATAGAATTAAAGGTTTGTATTGGGAAGGTGACGGATTTCTGCTTCTGTATAAAAGGCTTGAAAAAGGTAAGTTTCAATGGCCTCGAAAATCTGAAGAATGTGTCACAATAACACCTCAGCAATATCGTTGGTTAATGGAGGGACTTAATATAATCCAGCCTAAGTCAACACAAAAAATAAGTGGAATAAAGTTCTCATAA
- the tnpA gene encoding IS66 family insertion sequence element accessory protein TnpA, translating to MNKGIRTLRKEQNLALWANQVEKCNNSGLSVAQWCRNNNIPVSTFWSRQKKVYEAYTQKNRPQFIEVSVEPEVNANSPMISIKRNDFTVEINNGADEATITAVLRAMKNA from the coding sequence ATGAACAAAGGTATCAGAACATTAAGAAAAGAACAGAACCTGGCTCTTTGGGCAAACCAAGTAGAGAAATGCAACAACAGTGGGTTAAGTGTTGCGCAGTGGTGCAGAAATAACAATATTCCTGTAAGTACATTTTGGAGCAGACAGAAAAAGGTATACGAAGCCTACACTCAAAAAAACAGACCTCAATTCATAGAAGTGTCAGTAGAACCAGAAGTAAACGCTAACTCACCTATGATTTCTATCAAAAGAAATGATTTCACAGTAGAAATCAATAATGGTGCTGACGAAGCTACAATAACAGCTGTGTTGAGGGCAATGAAAAATGCTTAA
- a CDS encoding PadR family transcriptional regulator: MAKQGALTEPVYYILLSLLTPMHGYGIMQNVKKLTNGRVNIGAGTLYGAINTLLSKGFIAEYKSDPSKKEYIITEEGRGVLSAELSRLKELVKNGEEILEGPNE, from the coding sequence GTGGCAAAGCAAGGCGCACTTACCGAGCCTGTATATTACATTCTGCTTTCACTGCTCACGCCGATGCACGGCTACGGTATTATGCAGAACGTAAAAAAGCTGACAAACGGCAGAGTGAACATCGGCGCTGGCACGCTCTACGGAGCGATCAACACACTGCTCTCAAAGGGCTTTATCGCGGAGTATAAAAGCGATCCGTCCAAAAAGGAATACATCATTACCGAAGAAGGACGGGGTGTTTTATCCGCGGAATTATCCAGATTAAAGGAGCTTGTGAAAAACGGAGAGGAAATTTTGGAGGGTCCAAATGAGTAA
- a CDS encoding DUF2812 domain-containing protein — protein sequence MSNKETMKKNKLFFSLDKELNYINEMNKAGWKLVYIKGGCVYHFEKTEPDEYFTILHAAAKEKVMEISAFAAQCGYQSIPHTMDGYGDFLYLTGKKAEVSPEFVCEGPEKTESAKRIYHRFRTLSIVFVVISLFLMYQAGFMIGTRMADPDASVALTVICVLFTLFAAAYLAMCVYVLALTAKARRSFKQLQSESEIYE from the coding sequence ATGAGTAATAAAGAAACGATGAAAAAAAACAAGCTGTTCTTTTCGCTTGATAAAGAACTGAATTACATCAACGAGATGAACAAGGCGGGTTGGAAGCTTGTGTATATCAAGGGCGGCTGTGTTTATCATTTTGAAAAAACGGAGCCTGACGAGTATTTTACCATCCTTCACGCCGCTGCAAAAGAAAAGGTAATGGAGATATCCGCCTTTGCCGCACAGTGCGGTTATCAGTCGATTCCGCATACGATGGACGGCTACGGAGATTTTCTCTATCTCACAGGAAAGAAAGCGGAGGTATCGCCTGAATTTGTCTGCGAGGGTCCCGAAAAAACAGAAAGCGCGAAAAGAATCTATCACCGTTTCCGCACGCTCAGCATTGTTTTTGTTGTGATTTCGCTTTTCCTGATGTATCAGGCAGGTTTTATGATCGGAACGAGAATGGCTGATCCCGATGCTTCGGTTGCGCTTACCGTGATCTGCGTACTGTTTACGCTGTTTGCGGCAGCGTATCTCGCTATGTGCGTGTATGTGTTGGCGCTGACCGCCAAGGCGCGCCGCAGCTTTAAGCAATTGCAGAGCGAAAGTGAAATCTATGAGTAA
- a CDS encoding RNA polymerase sigma factor: protein MNFMRDRLVEKLKKHDEKALSQIIEQQSRFVASVIYNTSKGSLSKEDIEEVTADVFVTLWNNAEKVQEGKLKGYLCSIAKTRALNKIKSLKNTAVLNIDDYDPEDDFSIALDAEKKDIHRELREVITEIPLPDREILIRYYYYNQTVSQIAAEMKMNLETVKSKLRRTREKIKKKLIERSYTI from the coding sequence ATGAACTTCATGCGGGACAGGCTTGTGGAAAAGCTGAAAAAACACGACGAAAAAGCGTTGTCGCAAATCATCGAGCAGCAGTCGCGGTTTGTGGCTTCCGTTATTTACAACACATCAAAGGGAAGTCTTTCAAAGGAAGATATAGAAGAAGTGACCGCCGACGTATTTGTCACGCTGTGGAACAACGCGGAAAAGGTGCAGGAGGGCAAGCTGAAGGGCTATCTTTGCAGCATTGCCAAAACACGCGCATTAAATAAGATAAAGAGCTTAAAGAATACAGCCGTACTCAATATTGACGATTACGATCCCGAGGACGATTTTTCGATTGCGCTTGATGCCGAGAAAAAGGATATTCACCGCGAACTCAGAGAGGTCATAACAGAAATTCCGCTGCCCGACCGGGAGATACTGATTCGATATTATTACTACAATCAGACCGTATCTCAGATAGCGGCTGAGATGAAAATGAACCTTGAAACCGTGAAATCCAAGCTCAGGCGGACGCGTGAAAAAATCAAGAAAAAACTGATTGAAAGGAGTTACACGATATGA
- a CDS encoding alpha/beta hydrolase family protein, with protein sequence MGIIFFILFTLAEIALVVLTFTKFREKASWRKNRAIIRAAEVVLLLGMILIPTVNMKWRFFGALIVVAVRLLIAGIVWLVMRKKSNGLRKKPVTVISCVLSVVLIAFSLVPAFIFTNYNGLPTTGEYQVNETSAILVDESRVDEFESDGSFREVPAHFYYPENAEGEYPLVIFSHGAFGYYQSNFSTYAELVSNGYIVVALDHPHHSFFTKDTDGKMITVDEKFIYEVTRDDDAVSKEEMMTDSQAWLKVRVDDENFVLDTIKEAKNSGTLSTAWHTSDADTVLSVINRIDTDKIGLTGHSLGGATAVELGRERTDIDAVIDIDGTMMGEITGVMDGEYTYNSESYPVPVLALFTENNYNMIESDESGFYRVNENMINNAKDGRIVTFENAEHMDFTDLPLFSPFLGNMLGSGERDNEEMMNTLNSVVLNWFDYYLKGNGALNIQPQY encoded by the coding sequence ATGGGCATTATTTTTTTCATCTTATTCACATTGGCAGAAATCGCACTGGTCGTTTTGACCTTTACAAAATTCAGAGAAAAAGCCTCGTGGCGGAAAAACCGCGCTATCATCAGAGCCGCCGAGGTGGTTTTGCTCCTTGGTATGATCCTCATTCCGACGGTCAATATGAAATGGCGTTTTTTCGGCGCGCTGATCGTCGTGGCTGTTCGCCTGCTGATCGCGGGTATCGTTTGGCTGGTCATGAGGAAGAAATCCAACGGACTGAGAAAAAAGCCTGTAACGGTTATTAGCTGCGTGTTATCTGTGGTTCTGATCGCCTTCTCGCTCGTTCCAGCGTTCATCTTCACCAACTACAACGGTCTCCCGACCACAGGCGAGTATCAGGTGAATGAGACAAGCGCCATCCTTGTGGATGAAAGCAGAGTCGACGAATTCGAAAGCGACGGCTCGTTCAGAGAGGTTCCCGCGCACTTCTACTACCCCGAAAACGCCGAGGGCGAATATCCCCTCGTCATCTTCTCGCACGGCGCGTTCGGCTACTATCAGAGCAACTTTTCCACCTACGCGGAGCTTGTCAGCAACGGCTATATTGTTGTCGCGCTCGATCATCCGCACCACTCCTTCTTCACGAAGGATACCGACGGGAAAATGATCACCGTTGACGAGAAGTTTATCTATGAGGTCACAAGAGATGACGATGCTGTCAGCAAAGAGGAAATGATGACGGATTCCCAGGCTTGGCTGAAGGTCAGAGTCGATGATGAGAACTTTGTGCTGGATACCATTAAAGAGGCAAAGAACAGCGGCACACTCTCAACCGCATGGCATACCTCTGACGCAGATACTGTTCTCAGCGTTATCAACAGGATCGATACCGATAAAATCGGCTTGACAGGACATTCCCTCGGCGGCGCGACGGCTGTTGAACTCGGCAGAGAGAGAACGGATATCGACGCCGTGATCGATATCGACGGCACGATGATGGGTGAGATAACCGGCGTTATGGACGGAGAATACACATATAATTCCGAGTCCTATCCTGTTCCCGTGCTTGCTTTATTCACCGAAAACAATTATAATATGATAGAATCAGATGAAAGCGGATTCTATCGAGTCAATGAGAATATGATCAACAACGCGAAGGACGGCAGAATTGTGACCTTCGAAAACGCGGAGCATATGGACTTTACTGACCTTCCGCTGTTTTCTCCCTTCCTCGGCAATATGCTCGGAAGCGGAGAACGCGACAACGAGGAAATGATGAATACGCTGAACAGCGTTGTCCTCAACTGGTTCGATTATTATTTGAAAGGTAACGGCGCATTGAATATTCAGCCGCAATACTGA
- a CDS encoding LytTR family DNA-binding domain-containing protein, which yields MQTRITKIDRDKPELLEIHCHKISDEVREIIAFVKSRQGQLTGTADERQYEIAVSDVFYIESVDNKTFIYTKNKVYETRQKLYELEEILKEKRFLRVSKSTLLNLMKVSAIKPALNSRFTAELFSGEQVVITRKYVPELKKALKGDK from the coding sequence ATGCAAACAAGGATCACAAAAATCGACCGTGATAAGCCCGAACTGCTTGAAATTCATTGTCACAAAATCAGCGACGAGGTGCGCGAGATCATAGCCTTTGTCAAGTCAAGACAGGGACAGCTGACGGGTACCGCTGACGAAAGGCAGTATGAAATTGCCGTATCTGATGTGTTTTATATTGAGTCGGTGGATAACAAAACCTTTATCTACACAAAAAACAAGGTGTACGAAACAAGACAGAAGCTGTATGAGCTGGAGGAAATACTTAAAGAAAAGCGCTTCCTCCGAGTTTCAAAATCCACCTTGCTCAATCTGATGAAGGTCAGCGCGATTAAACCCGCACTGAACAGTCGATTCACAGCCGAGCTGTTTTCGGGCGAGCAGGTTGTTATTACCCGAAAATATGTACCGGAGCTCAAAAAGGCATTGAAAGGAGATAAATGA